The proteins below come from a single Pieris brassicae chromosome 1, ilPieBrab1.1, whole genome shotgun sequence genomic window:
- the LOC123713976 gene encoding arylsulfatase I-like isoform X2 encodes MQGYPLTNGEDRGLPLIHKLLPQYFKDLGYITRLVGKWHLGHSKKKYLPTYRGFDSHFGHRGGFIDYYEYILQETWTIGDVAGFDLYRDMTPAWDAKGYITDLYNAEAKSIISNHDKDKPLFLMVAHNAPHSGNLGAQLQAPPEIVRDMRFLASPQRRIYAGMVKKLDDSVGDIVKALHTKGILDNTIIVFISDNGGATTGASVNYASNYPLRGIKFTPFEGGVRVNGLIWSKNLTKTNNIWKGYMHVSDWMPTLLKAAGATPPEDIDGIDLWDSITSNKSSKRNVIFEIDDYSGFAAIIEDEFKLVTGTVVTEYCNHQGGELRGLTCDPPTYRKALTESAVYSVITEMGIPFKLNDINLREYMKIDCPVNDNSEICYPDKDKRCLFNIKQDPCETLDLSGTYPDVVDRLYSRLQDEIKRTIPRKVPLVRDLKAAPSLHNYTWTIWADEIASE; translated from the exons ATGCAAGGATATCCCTTGACAAATGGAGAAGACAGAGGACTACCGctgatacataaattattaccaCAATATTTCAAAGATTTAGGTTATATCACACGACTGGTTGGGAAATGGCATCTTGGGCATTCGAAGAAGAAATATTTACCAACATATCGCGGATTTGACAGCCATTTTGGACATAGAGGCGGTTTTATTGATtactatgaatatatattgcaGGAGAct tggACTATAGGAGATGTCGCTGGCTTTGATTTATATAGAGATATGACCCCAGCCTGGGACGCCAAAGGTTATATCACCGACCTTTACAATGCGGAAGCCAAATCAA TAATAAGCAATCATGATAAAGACAAGCCGCTATTTCTAATGGTAGCACACAACGCACCCCACTCCGGTAACTTGGGAGCGCAGTTACAGGCTCCGCCGGAAATCGTGCGAGACATGCGATTTCTTGCCTCTCCACAAAGAAGGATATATGCTG GTATGGTTAAGAAATTAGACGATAGTGTCGGCGATATAGTAAAGGCACTGCATACAAAAGGAATCTTAGATAACACGATAATCGTATTTATATCAGACAATGGTGGTGCAAcgacaggtgcttcagtcaattATGCATCCAATTATCCACTAAGAGGTATTAAGTTCACTCCATTTGAAGGAGGTGTTAGAGTTAATGGATTGATATGGAGCAAGAACTTgactaaaactaataatatatggAAAGGATATATGCATGTATCCGATTGGATGCCTACATTATTAAAAGCAGCTGGTGCAACTCCACCAGAAGATATTGATGGCATTGATCTATGGGATAGTATCACCTCTAATAAGTCCTCCAAACGCAATGTCATATTCGAAATCGACGACTACAGTGGATTTGCTGCTATTATTGAGGATGAGTTTAAATTAGTTACGGGAACAGTTGTGACTGAATATTGTAATCACCAAGGAGGAGAACTAAGAGGACTCACTTGTGATCCTCCCACATATAGAAAAGCTCTTACTGAGAGTGCTGTATATTCCGTCATAACAGAAATGGGTATTCCCTTTAAATTAAACGATATAAACTTAAGGGAGTACATGAAAATAGACTGTCCAGTGAATGATAATAGTGAAATTTGTTATCCCGATAAag ATAAACGGTGCCTGTTTAACATAAAACAGGATCCTTGTGAAACACTGGATTTATCAGGTACTTATCCCGATGTTGTTGATAGATTATACTCCCGTTTACAAGACGAGATTAAAAGGACAATTCCGAGGAAAGTGCCGCTCGTAAGAGACTTGAAAGCTGCGCCAAGCTTGCATAATTACACATGGACAATATGGGCTGACGAGATCGCATCTGAGTAA
- the LOC123709575 gene encoding arylsulfatase B-like — protein MLVQTLFWQWWLILGVITVSANDVSPPHILFIVADDMGHNDVSYLGSDQISTPNLDALATRGVILKQYYSEASCTPARTALLTGKYPIRTGMQGFPLYNSEDRGIPLTEKLLPAHLKDIGYDTHLVGKWHLGMSSKAFLPQNRGYDSHYGMRGGFIDYLSYHKVEEWPNGTLMFGLDFFDNDIPQITEERYAVDALTDRAIEIIFGHNSSTPLFLHYSSCAPHAGNAGGALQPPLYKKLGSKHIANSNRRLYAEVVRHLDYSVGRLVRALADKGILQNTLIVFVSDNGSPTSGMFRNWGINLPFRGRKQTPWEGGVRVPAFIWHAGLKPNVWDGLMHISDWMPTLLAAAGRRFDEKIDGINQWPSILQGQQSPRKEVLVSVEDRDNGYAALRMGDYKLLIGNFTGIGSAYYGAEFLPNKEKPPDFYDSLASSEVAKMFSTLGITYDYGDVIATRKATLVKQIDTVTDQVPCIPTPNRGCLYNLKKDPAESHDLWLRGQKIVSLMTMRLRSFWSQMVRRGPTELNMDADPALHNYVWLTWLNNVTQENPLNEKEFYKYATPFNMGCECAKSWQNFLCIIRSVLQ, from the exons atgttagttcaaacattattttg GCAATGGTGGCTGATTTTGGGGGTTATAACGGTATCAGCGAACGATGTTAGCCCACCacatatactttttatagtgGCTGATGATATG GGCCATAATGATGTTTCATATCTCGGTTCGGACCAAATCTCCACACCTAACCTTGACGCTCTCGCGACTCgtggtgtaattttaaagcaGTACTACAGTGAAGCATCATGTACACCTGCTAGGACCGCGCTACTTACAGGAAAATACCCCATCAGAACTG GAATGCAAGGATTTCCTTTGTACAACTCAGAAGATCGAGGTATTCCACTGACTGAGAAGCTGTTGCCAGCTCATTTGAAGGATATAGGTTATGATACGCATTTAGTTGGAAAATGGCATCTTGGAATGTCGAGCAAAGCATTTTTGCCACAGAATCGAGGTTACGATAGCCACTATGGAATGCGCGGAGGATTCATCGATTATTTGTCATACCATAAAGTGGAGGAG TGGCCTAACGGTACACTAATGTTTGGTTTGGATTTCTTTGACAACGATATACCTCAAATAACTGAAGAGCGATATGCTGTGGACGCTCTAACAGACAGAGCCATTGAGA ttatatttggTCATAATTCGTCCACACCACTCTTTCTTCACTATTCTTCGTGTGCGCCACATGCGGGTAATGCTGGCGGAGCATTGCAACCACCGCTATATAAAAAGCTTGGCAGCAAACACATTGCTAACTCAAATAGACGACTTTATGCAG AGGTTGTGCGACATCTTGACTACAGCGTGGGACGACTCGTCAGGGCGTTGGCCGATAAAGGCATTCTTCAAAATACGCTTATCGTATTCGTGTCTGATAATGGTTCTCCCACTTCAGGAATGTTTAGAAATTGGGGAATCAATTTGCCTTTTAGGGGCCGTAAACAAACTCCCTGGGAGGGAGGGGTAAGAGTTCCAGCATTCATTTGGCACGCGGGCTTGAAACCAAATGTTTGGGATGGTCTTATGCATATTTCTGATTGGATGCCAACGTTACTCGCAGCTGCTGGCAGAAGGTTTGATGAAAAAATTGACGGAATTAACCAATGGCCTTCAATATTACAAGGACAACAATCTCCAAGAAAAGAAGTGTTGGTTAGTGTTGAAGATAGAGATAATGGATACGCAGCTTTGCGCATGGGTGATTACAAACTATTAATTGGCAATTTCACCGGAATTGGTAGCGCTTACTATGGAGCTGAATTCTTGCCAAATAAAGAAAAGCCACCAGATTTTTACGACTCGCTGGCGTCGTCTGAAGTTGCTAAGATGTTTTCAACTTTGGGAATTACTTACGACTATGGGGACGTTATCGCTACGAGGAAAGCGACTTTGGTGAAGCAAATAGACACGGTTACTGACCAAGTACCTTGTATACCAACACCAA ACCGCGGTTGCCTCTACAACCTTAAAAAAGATCCAGCTGAGAGTCACGACTTATGGCTTCGTGGGCAGAAAATCGTTTCCTTGATGACTATGCGCCTGCGATCTTTTTGGTCTCAAATGGTTAGACGAGGACCAACCGAATTAAATATGGACGCAGATCCAGCTCTTCACAACTATGTGTGGTTGACGTGGCTCAACAATGTCACCCAAGAGAATCCTCTTAACGAGAaagaattttataagtatGCAACGCCGTTCAACATGGGCTGTGAATGTGCGAAAAGCTGGCAAAATTTCTTGTGTATTATAAGGAGTGTGCTTCAATAG
- the LOC123709961 gene encoding transcription initiation factor TFIID subunit 13 isoform X1 yields MATPTPDTSEQYDQFEDDESEQQLGATASGRKRLFSKELRCMMYGFGDDQNPYTESVDFLEDLVIEFITETTHRAMEVGRPGRVQVEDIIFLVRKDFRKYARVKDLLTMNEELKKARKAFDEVKYVAFLYYRRSTIILAVHVMPMLLE; encoded by the exons ATGGCGACTCCGACTCCTGATACTTCTGAACAATACGATCAG TTCGAAGATGATGAGTCTGAACAGCAATTGGGAGCTACAGCATCTGGGCGTAAACGACTATTCAGTAAAGAACTTCGGTGTATGATGTATGGCTTTGGAGATGATCAAAATCCATATACAGAGAGTGTTGATTTCCTAGAAGATCTGGTTATcgaatttattacagaaactACTCATAG aGCTATGGAAGTTGGTAGACCAGGTAGAGTTCAAGTAGAGgatataatatttcttgttCGTAAAGATTTCCGAAAATATGCTAGAGTTAAAGACCTTCTTACAATGAATGAAGAATTAAAAAAGGCTCGAAAGGCTTTTGATGAAGTTAAATATGTTG CattcttatattatagaagatcAACAATAATATTGGCAGTTCATGTGATGCCCATGCTTCTAGAGTGA
- the LOC123713976 gene encoding arylsulfatase B-like isoform X1, with product MFFLTITFFYLLSFCFLVSDGKYSRPNIVLIVADDLGWDDVSFHGSNQSLTPNIDMMALTGVALERYYSHCVCTPSRTAMLSGKYAHVVGMQGYPLTNGEDRGLPLIHKLLPQYFKDLGYITRLVGKWHLGHSKKKYLPTYRGFDSHFGHRGGFIDYYEYILQETWTIGDVAGFDLYRDMTPAWDAKGYITDLYNAEAKSIISNHDKDKPLFLMVAHNAPHSGNLGAQLQAPPEIVRDMRFLASPQRRIYAGMVKKLDDSVGDIVKALHTKGILDNTIIVFISDNGGATTGASVNYASNYPLRGIKFTPFEGGVRVNGLIWSKNLTKTNNIWKGYMHVSDWMPTLLKAAGATPPEDIDGIDLWDSITSNKSSKRNVIFEIDDYSGFAAIIEDEFKLVTGTVVTEYCNHQGGELRGLTCDPPTYRKALTESAVYSVITEMGIPFKLNDINLREYMKIDCPVNDNSEICYPDKDKRCLFNIKQDPCETLDLSGTYPDVVDRLYSRLQDEIKRTIPRKVPLVRDLKAAPSLHNYTWTIWADEIASE from the exons atgttttttttaactattacatttttttatttattatcattttgcttTCTTGTGAGTGACGGGAAATATAGCCGGCCGAATATAGTTCTAATTGTTGCTGATGACTTg GGTTGGGATGATGTCAGTTTCCATGGGTCTAACCAGTCTTTAACTCCTAATATTGACATGATGGCACTGACCGGTGTAGCGTTGGAACGCTACTACAGCCACTGTGTATGCACACCGTCGCGAACAGCCATGCTTAGTGGAAAATATGCTCACGTTGTAG GAATGCAAGGATATCCCTTGACAAATGGAGAAGACAGAGGACTACCGctgatacataaattattaccaCAATATTTCAAAGATTTAGGTTATATCACACGACTGGTTGGGAAATGGCATCTTGGGCATTCGAAGAAGAAATATTTACCAACATATCGCGGATTTGACAGCCATTTTGGACATAGAGGCGGTTTTATTGATtactatgaatatatattgcaGGAGAct tggACTATAGGAGATGTCGCTGGCTTTGATTTATATAGAGATATGACCCCAGCCTGGGACGCCAAAGGTTATATCACCGACCTTTACAATGCGGAAGCCAAATCAA TAATAAGCAATCATGATAAAGACAAGCCGCTATTTCTAATGGTAGCACACAACGCACCCCACTCCGGTAACTTGGGAGCGCAGTTACAGGCTCCGCCGGAAATCGTGCGAGACATGCGATTTCTTGCCTCTCCACAAAGAAGGATATATGCTG GTATGGTTAAGAAATTAGACGATAGTGTCGGCGATATAGTAAAGGCACTGCATACAAAAGGAATCTTAGATAACACGATAATCGTATTTATATCAGACAATGGTGGTGCAAcgacaggtgcttcagtcaattATGCATCCAATTATCCACTAAGAGGTATTAAGTTCACTCCATTTGAAGGAGGTGTTAGAGTTAATGGATTGATATGGAGCAAGAACTTgactaaaactaataatatatggAAAGGATATATGCATGTATCCGATTGGATGCCTACATTATTAAAAGCAGCTGGTGCAACTCCACCAGAAGATATTGATGGCATTGATCTATGGGATAGTATCACCTCTAATAAGTCCTCCAAACGCAATGTCATATTCGAAATCGACGACTACAGTGGATTTGCTGCTATTATTGAGGATGAGTTTAAATTAGTTACGGGAACAGTTGTGACTGAATATTGTAATCACCAAGGAGGAGAACTAAGAGGACTCACTTGTGATCCTCCCACATATAGAAAAGCTCTTACTGAGAGTGCTGTATATTCCGTCATAACAGAAATGGGTATTCCCTTTAAATTAAACGATATAAACTTAAGGGAGTACATGAAAATAGACTGTCCAGTGAATGATAATAGTGAAATTTGTTATCCCGATAAag ATAAACGGTGCCTGTTTAACATAAAACAGGATCCTTGTGAAACACTGGATTTATCAGGTACTTATCCCGATGTTGTTGATAGATTATACTCCCGTTTACAAGACGAGATTAAAAGGACAATTCCGAGGAAAGTGCCGCTCGTAAGAGACTTGAAAGCTGCGCCAAGCTTGCATAATTACACATGGACAATATGGGCTGACGAGATCGCATCTGAGTAA
- the LOC123715584 gene encoding inositol polyphosphate 1-phosphatase, giving the protein MSNVLEILILASEKAARIARSCAGNNDSILIAEKSYDANPRFDKDFKTIADVLAQEAAKSLIVSYIPELKDYVRGEECSDIGGVTISLKETLQETIDLLKIILPEETAKCMAEAAHSDIKNMECETIPNLGSIDYSDLGVWIDPIDGTAEFIAGVRGEAKPGHGLQCVTVLIGAYKRSTGEPVIGVINQPFYNGGTGRVIWGISYGDIKLCSHEKSTSLPRKLILMSSAENENVINKFKDLGWEIQSVPGAGHKLLKVALGEATAYLVSKGTTFRWDTCGPHSILSSLGGDIINFTDFSLVKYNDPDHLDSQIYCNKHGIIAFLNQHVFEEIQQVLKEFI; this is encoded by the exons ATGTCAAATGTCTTGGAGATTTTAATTTTGGCCTCAGAGAAAGCGGCGCGGATAGCTCGGTCTTGTGCCGGTAATAACGACTCGATTTTAATAGCTGAGAAAAGTTATGATGCTAATCCCCGATTTGATAAAGATTTCAAAACTATCGCTGATGTATTAGCCCAAGAAGCGGCCAAATCATTGATAGTGTCATATATACCCGAGCTTAAGGATTATGTACGGGGTGAAGAATGCTCAGACATAGGTGGTGTTACAATTTCCTTGAAAGAAACCTTACAAGAAACAAttgatttacttaaaataattttacccgAAGAGACAGCTAAATGTATGGCTGAAGCAGCTCAcagtgatataaaaaatatggaatGTGAAACTATTCCCAATCTAGGATCAATTGACTATTCAGATTTAGGAGTCTGGATTGACCCAATTG ATGGTACAGCAGAGTTTATTGCTGGAGTCCGTGGAGAAGCTAAACCCGGTCATGGTCTTCAGTGTGTCACAGTTCTTATAGGGGCATATAAAAGATCTACTGGAGAGCCCGTTATTGGTGTAATCAATCAGCCATTTTACAATGG tgGCACAGGAAGGGTTATTTGGGGCATAAGTTATGGTGACATTAAATTATGTTCTCACGAAAAAAGTACTTCTTTACCGAGAAAACTGATTTTAATGAGTAGTGCTGAAAAcgaaaatgtaataaacaagTTTAAGGATTTAGGTTGGGAGATACAATCTGTGCCAGGAGCAGGTCATAAACTGCTCAAAGTTGCTTtag GTGAAGCCACAGCATACCTTGTTTCAAAGGGAACAACATTCAGATGGGATACATGTGGACCACATAGCATTTTATCATCATTGGGAGGTGACATTATAAACTTCACCGATTTTTctcttgtaaaatataacgATCCTGATCATTTGGATTCCCAAATATACTGCAATAAGCATGGAATTAtagcatttttaaatcaacatgtatttgaagaaatacaacaagttttaaaagaatttatctaa
- the LOC123709360 gene encoding RNA-binding motif protein, X-linked 2, whose amino-acid sequence MNPMTNIKNVLKLSERELTGNSKSSWHDQYKNSAWIFIGGLPYDLTEGDIICVFSQYGEIVNINLVRDKATGKSRGFAFICYEDQRSTILAVDNLNGIKILGRTIRVDHCEQYKAPNAEMSKLDEITASIRTEGCAPSIQHQPVTDIKKEKKKRTHKEKKIKKKKKKKSRSSDSESSSK is encoded by the exons ATGAATCCTATGAC aaatattaaaaacgttcTCAAGCTAAGTGAACGCGAATTGACAGGAAATTCTAAAAGTTCTTGGCACGATCAGTATAAAAACAGCGCTTGGATTTTTATTGGTGGCCTACCTTATGATCTCACAGAAGGCGATatcatttgtgttttttcCCA GTATGgagaaattgttaatattaatttagtaagAGACAAAGCAACTGGAAAATCGAGAGGTTTTGCATTTATCTGTTATGAAGACCAAAGATCAACTATATTAGCGgttgataatttaaatggaATTAAG ATATTAGGAAGAACAATAAGAGTTGACCACTGTGAACAATATAAAGCACCTAATGCTGAAATGTCAAAACTGGATGAAATTACAGCTTCCATCAGAACAGAAGGATGTGCACCGAGTATTCAACATCAACCCGTGACAGATATCAAAAAG GAAAAGAAGAAAAGGACAcacaaagaaaagaaaattaaaaagaagaagaaaaagaaaagtCGAAGTTCCGATTCCGAGTCatctagtaaataa
- the LOC123709961 gene encoding transcription initiation factor TFIID subunit 13 isoform X2 — MATPTPDTSEQYDQFEDDESEQQLGATASGRKRLFSKELRCMMYGFGDDQNPYTESVDFLEDLVIEFITETTHRAMEVGRPGRVQVEDIIFLVRKDFRKYARVKDLLTMNEELKKARKAFDEVKYVE, encoded by the exons ATGGCGACTCCGACTCCTGATACTTCTGAACAATACGATCAG TTCGAAGATGATGAGTCTGAACAGCAATTGGGAGCTACAGCATCTGGGCGTAAACGACTATTCAGTAAAGAACTTCGGTGTATGATGTATGGCTTTGGAGATGATCAAAATCCATATACAGAGAGTGTTGATTTCCTAGAAGATCTGGTTATcgaatttattacagaaactACTCATAG aGCTATGGAAGTTGGTAGACCAGGTAGAGTTCAAGTAGAGgatataatatttcttgttCGTAAAGATTTCCGAAAATATGCTAGAGTTAAAGACCTTCTTACAATGAATGAAGAATTAAAAAAGGCTCGAAAGGCTTTTGATGAAGTTAAATATGTTG agtga